In Budorcas taxicolor isolate Tak-1 chromosome 16, Takin1.1, whole genome shotgun sequence, the following are encoded in one genomic region:
- the ANGPTL7 gene encoding angiopoietin-related protein 7 — protein MLKKTLSAVAWLCIFLVAFVSHPVWPQKPPKRKTPAELTAATCCEEAKALQAQITNLSSLLSDLGKKQERDWVSVVMQVMELESSAKSMETRLTEAESKYSEMNNQISIMQLQAAQTVTQTSADAIYDCSSLYQKNYRISGVYKLPPDDFLGSPELEVFCDMETSGGGWTIIQRRKSGLVSFYRDWKQYKQGFGSIRGDFWLGNDHIHRLSRRPTRLRVEMQDWEGNMRYAEYSHFVLGNELNSYRLFLGNYSGDVGNDALIYHNNTAFSTKDKDNDNCLDKCAQLRKGGYWYNCCTDSNLNGVYYRLGEHNKHLDGITWYGWHGSSYSLKRVEMKIRPEDFQP, from the exons ATGCTGAAAAAGACTCTCTCGGCCGTGGCGTGGCTCTGCATTTTCCTCGTGGCCTTTGTCAGCCACCCAGTTTGGCCACAGAAGCCCCCTAAGCGCAAGACCCCGGCAGAGCTCACCGCAGCCACCTGCTGTGAGGAGGCAAAGGCGCTCCAGGCCCAGATCACCAACCTGAGCAGCCTGCTGAGCGACCTGGGCAAGAAGCAGGAGAGGGACTGGGTCAGCGTGGTCATGCAGGTGATGGAGCTGGAAAGCAGCGCCAAGAGCATGGAGACGCGGCTCACTGAGGCCGAGAGCAAGTACTCCGAGATGAACAACCAGATCAGCATCATGCAGCTGCAGGCAGCGCAGACGGTCACCCAGACCTCGGCAG ATGCCATCTACGACTGCTCATCCCTCTACCAGAAGAACTACCGCATCTCTGGAGTATATAAGCTTCCTCCTGACGACTTCTTGGGCAGCCCTGAACTGGAG GTGTTCTGTGACATGGAGACTTCAGGTGGCGGCTGGACCATCATTCAGAGACGCAAGAGTGGCCTCGTCTCCTTCTACCGGGACTGGAAGCAGTACAAGCAGGGCTTTGGCAGCATCCGTGGGGACTTCTGGCTGGGCAACGACCACATCCACCGGCTCTCCAGGCGGCCCACCCGGCTGCGTGTGGAGATGCAG GACTGGGAGGGCAACATGCGCTACGCCGAGTACAGCCACTTTGTTCTGGGCAACGAACTGAATAGCTACCGCCTCTTCCTGGGGAACTACAGCGGCGACGTGGGGAATGACGCCCTCATCTATCACAACAACACAGCCTTCAGCACCAAGGACAAGGACAACGACAACTGCCTGGACAAGTGTGCCCAGCTCCGCAAAG GTGGATACTGGTATAACTGCTGCACAGACTCCAACCTCAATGGCGTCTACTACCGCCTCGGGGAGCACAACAAGcacctggatggcatcacctggtATGGCTGGCACGGCTCCAGCTACTCCCTCAAACGAGTGGAGATGAAAATCCGCCCGGAAGACTTCCAGCCATAA